In a single window of the Eshraghiella crossota genome:
- a CDS encoding stage V sporulation protein AB, translating to MMWNEFLLIVLFSLGAGFVTSCGYFALFMTVGVISRIVQFTHTAGRERFYENLVITGVTVGNAFFTFTPYEFLPSAVWVVFSVFAGMYTGCFLISLAEAVKGIPVFSRRARLRTGFVIILFFLALGKGLGALFYFSS from the coding sequence ATGATGTGGAATGAATTTTTGCTGATTGTCCTTTTTTCACTGGGAGCAGGATTTGTGACTTCCTGCGGATATTTCGCGTTATTTATGACCGTTGGGGTTATTAGCAGAATAGTACAGTTTACCCATACGGCAGGCAGAGAAAGGTTTTACGAGAACCTTGTCATAACCGGGGTTACGGTAGGAAATGCATTTTTTACATTTACTCCGTATGAATTTCTTCCGTCGGCAGTATGGGTGGTATTTTCTGTATTTGCCGGTATGTATACGGGATGTTTTCTCATTTCACTTGCGGAAGCGGTAAAAGGGATACCTGTTTTTTCAAGAAGAGCAAGGCTTAGGACAGGTTTTGTAATTATTTTGTTTTTTTTAGCCCTTGGAAAAGGATTGGGGGCTTTATTTTATTTCAGTTCTTAA